In a genomic window of Chryseobacterium sp. G0162:
- the rpsI gene encoding 30S ribosomal protein S9, giving the protein MSIVHKIGRRKTSVARVYVRPGSGNITVNGKDAKEYFSTDVMVYKLNQPFILSETVGQYDVTVNVFGGGNTGQAEAIRLGISRALCEINAEFRLALKPAGLLTRDARMVERKKPGQKKARKRFQFSKR; this is encoded by the coding sequence ATGTCTATAGTTCACAAAATCGGAAGAAGAAAAACTTCTGTAGCAAGAGTTTATGTAAGACCAGGTTCTGGAAACATTACAGTAAACGGTAAAGATGCTAAAGAATATTTCTCTACAGACGTGATGGTTTACAAATTAAACCAACCGTTCATCCTTTCTGAGACTGTTGGTCAGTATGACGTTACCGTAAACGTATTCGGTGGAGGTAATACAGGTCAGGCAGAAGCTATCAGATTAGGTATTTCTAGAGCTTTATGCGAAATCAACGCTGAGTTCAGATTAGCATTAAAGCCAGCTGGTTTACTTACAAGAGACGCAAGAATGGTGGAAAGAAAGAAGCCAGGTCAGAAAAAAGCAAGAAAGAGATTCCAATTCTCAAAACGTTAA
- the rpsB gene encoding 30S ribosomal protein S2 — MAKANVKDLLEAGVHFGHMTRKWNPNMAPYIFMEKNGIHIVDLHKTAVKLDEACSALEKLTSAGKKVLFVATKKQAKEVVAKHASELNMPYITERWPGGMLTNFVTIRKAVKKMNSIDKMKKDGTFETLSKKERLQVDRQRANLEKNLGSISDMVRLPSAIFVVDILREHIAVTEAKKLGIPVFGIVDTNSDPRKVDFVIPGNDDASKSIDMILSIVSDSIKEGQSQRKADKEKSKEEGEKVSADTDADFDAE; from the coding sequence ATGGCAAAAGCAAATGTAAAAGACCTTTTAGAGGCTGGTGTACACTTCGGTCACATGACTAGAAAGTGGAACCCAAATATGGCTCCATACATTTTTATGGAGAAGAACGGTATTCACATTGTAGACTTACATAAAACAGCAGTTAAATTGGATGAAGCGTGCAGCGCTTTAGAAAAATTAACTTCTGCAGGTAAAAAAGTTCTTTTCGTAGCTACTAAGAAGCAAGCGAAAGAAGTGGTTGCAAAACACGCTTCTGAACTTAATATGCCTTATATTACAGAAAGATGGCCAGGTGGTATGTTAACGAACTTCGTTACTATCAGAAAGGCGGTAAAGAAGATGAACTCTATCGACAAAATGAAAAAAGACGGTACGTTCGAAACTTTATCTAAAAAAGAAAGATTACAAGTTGACAGACAAAGAGCTAACTTAGAGAAAAACTTAGGTTCTATCTCTGACATGGTTAGACTTCCTTCTGCAATCTTTGTAGTTGATATCTTAAGAGAACATATCGCGGTAACTGAAGCTAAGAAACTTGGTATTCCAGTTTTCGGTATCGTTGATACAAACTCTGACCCTAGAAAAGTTGACTTCGTTATCCCAGGAAACGATGATGCTTCTAAATCTATTGATATGATCTTGAGCATTGTTTCTGATTCTATCAAAGAAGGTCAGTCTCAAAGAAAAGCTGATAAAGAAAAATCTAAAGAAGAAGGAGAAAAAGTATCTGCTGATACAGATGCTGATTTCGATGCTGAATAA
- a CDS encoding bacteriocin-like protein, translated as MKNLKRIPRNALKTIKGGFKLCTQGCNTDIGEICCGVVCKVREVLTPEDPTIPSVVICPKR; from the coding sequence ATGAAAAATTTAAAAAGAATTCCAAGGAATGCCTTAAAAACAATTAAAGGAGGATTTAAATTATGTACACAAGGCTGTAATACCGACATAGGAGAAATATGCTGTGGGGTTGTATGTAAGGTGAGAGAAGTCTTAACACCAGAAGATCCTACTATTCCATCGGTTGTTATCTGTCCAAAAAGATAA
- a CDS encoding DUF6759 domain-containing protein, translating into MKKLLVLTGISMILTSCSVNYGGYPIRNPYPTNTGGGSVANTEREYNELMKTYKPETAEVLSDLLNNDDPGNPRTSISVENKSPCNMVLTISGNGFFKKIPIGAGKIGYTMVTKNQNYSLSGMLCNSRYQSNKYITTSYTITLRN; encoded by the coding sequence ATGAAAAAGTTATTAGTTCTGACTGGGATTTCAATGATCCTTACCAGCTGTAGTGTTAATTATGGTGGTTATCCCATTAGAAATCCCTATCCTACCAATACTGGTGGTGGCAGTGTAGCTAATACAGAGAGAGAATATAATGAACTGATGAAAACCTATAAGCCTGAAACAGCTGAAGTGCTGAGTGACCTTCTCAATAATGATGATCCAGGTAATCCCAGAACATCCATTTCTGTAGAAAACAAATCTCCCTGCAATATGGTTCTTACAATAAGTGGAAACGGATTCTTTAAAAAGATCCCTATAGGTGCCGGAAAAATTGGGTATACAATGGTCACTAAGAACCAAAACTACAGTTTATCCGGTATGCTTTGTAATTCAAGATATCAATCTAATAAGTATATAACAACCTCTTATACTATAACACTTCGAAACTAA
- a CDS encoding DUF6759 domain-containing protein: MKKKFLTILFFTFLTPGFTSAQKGSKDILKSTNIKEIEEYLKTAHPDDPKKSVLKPKLIALKNSEWTKGARTAKPMETRPVIADIPKNAMKDPNSNEAEEFRRLIAETSAEHREKTEQLLNTMLNEDITKKESILLFKNNSDCNIVLRIEGNDYYNLAVPAHGENFIVINKGSYTLNSNVCDMKYFSQKDIKRSIFVTIDNPGQPGAQQASPTKAPSEKPLKKRKK; encoded by the coding sequence ATGAAAAAAAAATTTTTGACGATTTTATTTTTCACTTTCCTTACCCCCGGCTTTACCTCCGCACAAAAAGGCAGTAAAGACATTTTAAAAAGCACAAATATTAAGGAAATTGAAGAATATCTTAAGACCGCACACCCTGACGATCCTAAAAAAAGTGTGCTGAAACCTAAGCTCATTGCTTTAAAAAACTCTGAATGGACAAAGGGAGCAAGGACTGCCAAACCAATGGAAACAAGGCCCGTTATCGCAGATATTCCAAAAAATGCGATGAAAGATCCCAATTCTAATGAAGCGGAAGAATTTAGGCGTTTAATTGCCGAAACATCTGCAGAACATAGAGAGAAAACTGAGCAGCTTCTCAATACAATGCTCAATGAGGATATTACCAAAAAAGAATCCATTCTTTTATTTAAGAATAACTCGGACTGTAATATTGTTCTCCGGATAGAAGGAAATGATTATTATAATCTTGCCGTACCTGCTCACGGAGAAAATTTTATTGTAATTAATAAAGGTTCTTATACACTGAACAGTAATGTCTGTGACATGAAGTACTTCTCTCAAAAAGATATAAAAAGAAGTATCTTTGTAACCATAGATAATCCAGGTCAGCCAGGTGCTCAGCAAGCCTCACCCACAAAGGCACCCTCTGAAAAACCATTAAAAAAAAGAAAAAAATAA
- the trmB gene encoding tRNA (guanosine(46)-N7)-methyltransferase TrmB produces the protein MGKNKLARFAENKILPNVIQPTREDALEGFELKGKWRENFFKNDNPIVLELGCGKGEYSVGLAKTFPEKNFIGIDIKGARFWFGAKEAVENGMTNVAFLRSQIELVDHFFAENEVDEIWITFPDPQIKYKRTKHRLTHPDFLARYKKFLKPGGIIHLKTDSEFLHGYTLGYLQGAGYEIITAHHDIYGAPEYDPNTPHLRDIQTYYEQLFSAKGKTITYIKFRIN, from the coding sequence ATGGGCAAGAATAAATTAGCAAGATTTGCAGAAAACAAGATACTACCGAATGTAATTCAACCAACACGGGAAGATGCTTTAGAAGGCTTTGAACTTAAAGGAAAATGGAGAGAAAATTTCTTTAAAAATGACAACCCGATTGTTCTGGAGCTAGGCTGTGGAAAAGGAGAATACTCTGTAGGGTTAGCCAAAACATTTCCAGAAAAGAACTTTATCGGGATTGATATTAAAGGGGCAAGATTCTGGTTCGGAGCAAAAGAGGCAGTGGAAAACGGGATGACTAATGTTGCCTTTTTAAGATCGCAGATTGAACTTGTAGATCATTTCTTTGCTGAAAATGAAGTGGATGAGATCTGGATTACCTTCCCGGATCCACAAATCAAATACAAAAGAACAAAACATAGATTGACACACCCGGACTTTTTAGCCCGTTATAAAAAATTCCTGAAGCCAGGAGGAATTATCCATTTGAAAACTGACTCAGAATTCCTTCATGGATATACTCTAGGATATTTACAGGGAGCAGGATATGAAATCATTACCGCTCACCATGATATCTATGGAGCTCCGGAATATGATCCTAATACGCCCCATTTGAGAGATATTCAAACGTATTATGAACAGCTATTCTCAGCAAAAGGAAAAACAATAACCTACATAAAATTCCGAATCAACTGA
- a CDS encoding DUF6759 domain-containing protein — translation MKKILLLLASVLFFSVYAQKKGKDYSEILKSNNIYEINAFLRDAHPDDPRRSVLKPRVMEMMKEYIKNAHPEDQKVKDMQEMLALLRRRPSTKITFDEMNAIIKQKQIAKYKAELAAKKSTETYTPSNAQNTFVVNTAANAAIPNAEAEEFNMLMNISPIEHQNKTVKILNSLFDNDPNAKECIVLIQNQSDCNIIVRMESVGTIKYRLAVPAHKDNSIVVEKGQYLFTSLVCGAQYASQKTIQKPIMVALGSATAK, via the coding sequence ATGAAAAAAATACTTTTACTTCTTGCCTCGGTCTTGTTTTTCAGCGTGTATGCCCAAAAGAAGGGAAAAGATTACAGCGAAATTCTGAAAAGCAATAATATATATGAAATCAATGCATTCTTAAGAGACGCTCATCCTGATGATCCCAGAAGATCTGTCCTAAAACCAAGGGTTATGGAAATGATGAAAGAATACATCAAAAATGCTCATCCCGAAGATCAGAAAGTGAAAGACATGCAGGAAATGCTGGCCTTATTAAGAAGAAGACCTTCTACAAAAATCACCTTTGATGAAATGAATGCTATTATCAAACAGAAACAGATTGCCAAATATAAAGCTGAACTTGCCGCCAAAAAATCAACAGAAACTTATACTCCAAGCAACGCTCAAAATACATTTGTGGTGAACACAGCAGCTAATGCTGCAATTCCTAATGCAGAAGCCGAGGAATTTAATATGCTTATGAATATCTCTCCTATTGAACATCAAAACAAAACCGTCAAAATCCTTAATTCCTTATTTGATAATGATCCCAATGCTAAAGAATGTATTGTTCTTATCCAAAATCAATCTGACTGCAATATTATTGTAAGGATGGAAAGTGTTGGTACAATTAAATACAGACTCGCCGTTCCGGCCCATAAGGACAACTCCATCGTAGTAGAAAAAGGACAGTATCTTTTCACAAGTTTGGTATGTGGTGCGCAGTATGCATCACAAAAAACTATTCAAAAGCCAATTATGGTTGCTTTAGGCAGCGCAACAGCAAAATAA
- a CDS encoding T9SS type B sorting domain-containing protein → MKKILSFLFIFHIFTSLFAQLDREHWFAPMIDRSGASNPYQKLYLSTSRTTPFPVNIYNNNVLIGTVNISKNNPQKFDVLRNYIITTQQTDLFTPTTKGLYLKAEFPFYANLRFSVFNHAEIITSKGIPSTGKSFFAASAPISVNNDILNFMTSILATEDNTTVSITGYSPLVQFSNGTTGATNPTINIALNKGQSYIIDGIGNSTGNFDGFIGAKITSNKPINVTNGNFNGQYAGNFPTSSDILMDQAVPVDRLGNEFALVKGNGSIGANMEGAVIIATQDNTQIYVNNELTPIATLNTGKYFVIPDSKYSLQGGGHYNLYIKTSKNAYVYQILAGDSNTGNEVATGGFNFIPALNCYLPKQINELGLINENFVHSNINPSGVLNIPTKLNLVTEKGAIVTVNGGTPPASTGPYNMTGTNNWVTYGIPNVTGTITIVSSKAITAGITAGSDAVGYGGFFAGFPTQPVILKTGGSCIPGIELTIDPIIYDTYQWYRNGIAISGANSSSIVPTQSGYYTCSVTMGSCAPLVTEQYKVTNCMKLTTTSYDVCTSQIITPTFSNSTQVPVASTVAITSPPALGTVVINPTTGIITYTVNTPGTAGIDTFTYTFCGNDPDFPDCETVTVNINIKAIIATNAVLFACDVNGKGTFNLTTASVTTNNPVTKTYYPTLADAQTENPAAQITTPNAYSAANGTIIYVVIKNTLGCKSIAQVTLSFYNKAIVPDNYNGTFCDDNFDGTVNITLTNITPIVLNNPNYFTVRYYANLADANAGNANTLPNNWSYTATTTIYIRVDSPDGCSPVVKPLQFSIGNRIKLASQAVTENVCDDDLDGIKTVNLSQFIPLFTLDPNVTFTFHGTLADAQNNVNPLAATVNITTPQTFYIRFEKNGVCPEVASIKITIKIPKTSPLLADQMICPKTTTTLNAGPGFDKYLWSTGATTPSITNVPAGSYWVELTSNGCTYKQHVNVTEYTIPTITSIEIDGTTVKIGASGGNPPYEYSLDGIVWQSSNIFYDVPRGPHYVVVRDAKMCAEVKKEFAIINLINTITPNGDGRNEQIDYSALMANENLVFRIFDRYGAEIFRGTRENRFTWDGRVGGRYTPTATYWYFISWTEFGSTVSIKYSSWLLVRHR, encoded by the coding sequence ATGAAGAAAATTCTATCTTTTTTATTTATATTTCACATATTCACCTCTCTTTTTGCACAATTAGACAGAGAACATTGGTTTGCTCCCATGATAGACCGATCTGGAGCTTCCAATCCCTATCAGAAGCTCTACTTGTCTACCAGCCGCACAACCCCTTTTCCTGTAAACATCTATAACAATAATGTTCTGATCGGAACAGTGAACATCAGTAAAAATAATCCTCAGAAATTTGATGTCTTAAGGAATTATATCATTACCACACAGCAGACAGATTTATTTACTCCTACCACAAAAGGATTATATCTGAAGGCAGAATTTCCATTTTATGCAAACCTAAGATTTTCAGTATTTAATCATGCCGAAATCATTACCTCTAAGGGCATTCCATCCACTGGAAAAAGTTTCTTTGCAGCATCAGCTCCTATCAGTGTAAATAATGATATTCTGAATTTTATGACCAGTATTCTGGCAACAGAAGATAACACTACGGTTAGCATTACCGGTTACAGCCCACTTGTACAATTCTCAAACGGAACTACAGGGGCTACCAATCCTACCATAAACATCGCTTTAAACAAAGGACAATCCTATATTATTGATGGTATTGGAAATAGTACCGGAAACTTTGATGGATTTATCGGAGCTAAAATCACCTCAAACAAACCCATTAATGTCACTAATGGAAATTTCAACGGTCAATATGCTGGAAACTTCCCTACCAGTTCTGATATTTTAATGGATCAGGCTGTACCTGTTGACAGGCTTGGAAATGAATTTGCTCTCGTTAAAGGTAACGGAAGTATTGGAGCCAATATGGAAGGAGCTGTTATTATTGCTACCCAGGATAATACCCAGATCTATGTAAATAATGAACTAACCCCTATCGCTACATTGAATACTGGGAAGTATTTTGTAATTCCTGATTCTAAATACAGTCTTCAGGGCGGTGGTCATTATAATTTATATATCAAAACCTCTAAGAATGCCTATGTTTACCAGATTTTAGCAGGAGATTCGAATACAGGAAATGAAGTTGCTACAGGAGGTTTCAATTTCATTCCTGCATTAAATTGCTATCTTCCCAAGCAGATCAATGAGCTTGGTCTTATCAATGAAAACTTTGTTCATTCGAATATAAACCCATCAGGAGTTCTCAATATTCCCACAAAGCTGAATCTTGTTACAGAAAAAGGAGCTATAGTTACCGTAAATGGAGGAACTCCACCAGCTTCTACCGGTCCTTACAATATGACAGGCACCAACAATTGGGTTACTTATGGAATTCCCAATGTGACTGGAACAATAACAATCGTTTCCAGTAAAGCTATTACTGCGGGAATCACAGCAGGAAGTGACGCGGTAGGATACGGAGGTTTCTTTGCGGGCTTTCCTACCCAACCCGTTATTTTAAAAACAGGAGGTTCATGTATTCCTGGAATTGAGCTTACTATAGATCCCATCATTTATGATACCTATCAATGGTACAGAAACGGGATCGCAATTTCCGGAGCAAATAGCTCTTCAATTGTTCCTACCCAATCCGGATATTATACTTGCTCTGTTACCATGGGAAGCTGTGCTCCTTTGGTTACTGAACAATATAAAGTAACAAATTGTATGAAGCTGACAACAACATCTTATGATGTATGCACTTCACAAATAATTACCCCAACCTTCAGTAATTCAACACAAGTTCCTGTGGCCTCTACTGTGGCCATCACTTCTCCACCAGCATTGGGTACAGTGGTAATAAATCCTACCACAGGAATCATTACTTATACTGTCAATACTCCCGGCACAGCAGGAATTGATACATTTACCTATACTTTCTGTGGCAATGACCCTGATTTCCCTGACTGTGAAACAGTAACCGTAAATATCAATATTAAAGCGATCATAGCTACCAATGCTGTATTATTTGCCTGTGATGTAAATGGAAAAGGAACATTTAACCTTACAACCGCCAGTGTAACAACAAACAATCCTGTTACTAAAACCTATTATCCAACCTTGGCAGATGCACAAACAGAAAATCCTGCAGCCCAAATCACTACTCCCAATGCCTATTCCGCAGCAAATGGTACAATCATCTATGTGGTAATCAAAAATACACTTGGGTGTAAAAGCATTGCCCAAGTAACATTAAGTTTTTATAATAAAGCCATTGTACCAGATAATTATAATGGGACATTCTGCGATGATAATTTCGATGGAACTGTAAATATAACCCTCACTAACATCACTCCTATTGTTCTTAATAATCCGAATTATTTTACCGTAAGATACTATGCAAATTTGGCTGATGCCAATGCAGGAAACGCTAACACACTGCCTAATAACTGGAGTTATACCGCAACCACAACAATCTATATCAGAGTAGATTCTCCTGACGGATGCTCCCCTGTTGTTAAACCTTTACAATTCAGTATCGGAAACAGAATAAAACTAGCAAGTCAGGCAGTCACAGAAAATGTATGTGATGATGACCTGGATGGAATAAAAACAGTAAATCTTTCCCAATTTATTCCTCTGTTTACACTAGATCCCAATGTGACCTTTACATTTCATGGAACCTTAGCTGATGCACAAAACAATGTCAATCCATTAGCTGCAACAGTCAATATTACCACCCCACAAACATTTTATATCCGTTTTGAAAAAAATGGTGTTTGCCCGGAAGTGGCCTCTATTAAAATTACTATTAAAATTCCTAAAACTTCGCCTCTTCTTGCAGATCAGATGATTTGTCCTAAAACAACCACAACACTGAATGCGGGTCCGGGATTTGACAAATACTTATGGAGCACGGGAGCCACTACCCCTTCCATTACTAATGTACCTGCAGGCAGCTATTGGGTAGAACTTACCTCTAATGGATGTACTTATAAACAGCATGTAAATGTGACAGAATACACCATCCCAACGATCACTTCCATTGAAATTGACGGAACAACAGTGAAAATTGGTGCAAGTGGTGGCAACCCACCTTATGAATACTCTTTGGATGGGATTGTATGGCAATCTTCAAATATTTTCTATGATGTACCAAGAGGCCCTCATTATGTAGTGGTAAGAGACGCTAAAATGTGCGCAGAAGTAAAAAAGGAATTTGCTATTATTAACCTTATCAATACCATTACTCCAAATGGTGATGGGCGTAATGAGCAAATAGACTATTCAGCGTTAATGGCTAATGAGAATCTGGTATTCAGAATCTTTGACCGATATGGAGCTGAAATCTTCCGGGGTACCCGTGAAAACCGATTTACCTGGGATGGAAGAGTGGGAGGCAGATATACTCCTACGGCAACTTATTGGTACTTTATCAGCTGGACAGAATTTGGTTCTACAGTTTCAATAAAATACTCAAGCTGGTTATTGGTAAGACACAGATAA
- a CDS encoding gliding motility-associated C-terminal domain-containing protein, with the protein MKRFLLSLVLIFFTINTLFAQRDTEHWIAPYYTNPVGGYQNKVYLSTDSTTPFPVQIFSANTLIGTVTIAKGDPQTYNIEDPSLISASGITDAFVIGTKGLYLKAEKPFYCSLRIAQSAHGEIITSKGKAGIGNKFFVAAGPNTRESGASTDNFTAGILATEDNTSVVVTWNTPGLKFINGNPPGQSHSFVLNKGQSFIFAGKTDDAAVNNKGFIGAKIVTSKPVTLTNGNCNGNFTTSPSGSDPILDQSVPVDRLGNTFAMVRSKSEDPTLNMEGGIVIATEDNTEIFLNGSTTPIATRNAGQWYRINETSYVAQGGGHSNMFVSTSKNVYLYQFVGTDSDATNGFNYIPPLNCFLPRKIDEIGKINEMPGITSTIKLKLNIVTEVGASVLVNGVPPTAAQGPYPLTGNSLWVTYSLENFPPNLTITSTKAVTAGINGGYSSAGYGGYFAGFSSVPVIAKKSGDCVPGIVLQVDDTYDTYQWFLNDVAISGATTYTYSPTQPGYYTVKVTMGACQSLTTPIYKVTNCLKKTIKNEPACSTKVITPTFSSSTQTPVISTIKILTPPSNGTAVLNPDGTITYTPKPNFEGTDKIVYTFCGDSPDFMDCEEVTLNLTVVPFIVKDATIKACWYDVAPYAYFDLTKANVTDYGNAIKKYYRTLKDLTAGINEITATTNYPATGGIVYVKITTEQGCEATAKIELIPLPIKKSPILVDKYICIDAKTDLDAGTGYDSYQWSTGATTSGIRGVGVGEYSVILEKNGCFITQVVRVRKAVDPVIQQIEINNTTATVVVVGGKAPYKYSVDGTTNWQDSNTFTGLTRGQHKFYVKDAYNCTPVSAEVTVPNLLNAITPNGDNINDYIDYSDLAYKDNLSFVVYDRYGNMIFTGNKFNNYRWDGRHFDKKLVTGTYWYHVSWNESNKEKTEIKYTGWIMVKNRE; encoded by the coding sequence ATGAAAAGATTTCTACTCAGTTTGGTACTAATTTTTTTTACAATTAATACCCTCTTCGCGCAAAGGGATACTGAACACTGGATTGCACCTTATTATACCAACCCCGTTGGAGGTTACCAAAATAAGGTGTATTTATCTACTGATTCTACCACTCCTTTTCCCGTGCAAATATTCAGTGCCAATACCCTTATAGGTACTGTTACTATTGCTAAAGGAGATCCCCAAACATATAATATTGAAGATCCAAGCCTTATCTCTGCCAGCGGAATAACCGATGCTTTTGTTATAGGCACAAAAGGACTTTATTTGAAAGCAGAAAAGCCTTTCTATTGCAGTTTACGAATTGCACAAAGTGCCCATGGCGAAATTATTACCAGTAAAGGGAAAGCAGGTATTGGTAATAAGTTTTTCGTAGCAGCCGGTCCCAACACAAGGGAAAGTGGTGCCAGTACAGATAATTTTACAGCAGGAATTCTTGCCACTGAAGATAATACGAGTGTTGTAGTAACCTGGAATACTCCCGGGCTAAAATTCATCAATGGAAATCCTCCTGGCCAAAGTCATTCGTTTGTATTAAATAAAGGGCAATCCTTTATTTTTGCTGGAAAAACGGATGATGCAGCGGTTAATAACAAAGGCTTTATTGGAGCTAAAATCGTTACAAGTAAACCTGTAACTCTTACCAATGGTAACTGTAATGGTAACTTCACTACCAGTCCGAGTGGTTCTGACCCTATCCTTGACCAATCTGTACCTGTAGACAGATTAGGGAATACATTTGCTATGGTGAGAAGTAAATCTGAAGATCCTACCTTAAATATGGAGGGAGGGATTGTTATTGCCACAGAAGATAACACTGAAATTTTTCTTAACGGATCCACCACTCCTATTGCAACCCGAAATGCAGGACAATGGTATAGAATCAACGAAACCAGCTATGTAGCTCAAGGTGGAGGTCATTCTAATATGTTTGTTTCCACATCCAAGAATGTATACCTTTATCAATTTGTAGGAACTGACAGCGACGCGACCAACGGATTCAATTATATTCCGCCATTGAACTGTTTCTTACCAAGAAAAATTGACGAAATTGGGAAGATCAATGAAATGCCTGGTATTACTTCTACTATTAAATTAAAACTGAATATCGTAACTGAAGTTGGAGCCAGTGTATTGGTAAATGGAGTTCCTCCTACTGCAGCCCAAGGACCATACCCTTTAACAGGAAATTCACTATGGGTAACCTATTCATTAGAAAACTTCCCTCCAAACCTTACTATTACCTCTACTAAAGCAGTAACTGCCGGAATTAACGGTGGCTATAGTTCAGCTGGGTACGGCGGATATTTTGCAGGATTCTCATCAGTTCCTGTAATTGCTAAAAAATCAGGAGATTGTGTTCCCGGGATTGTTCTGCAAGTAGATGATACGTATGATACCTATCAATGGTTTCTTAATGACGTTGCCATTTCTGGTGCTACTACTTATACCTATTCACCAACGCAACCTGGTTATTATACGGTAAAAGTAACTATGGGAGCGTGTCAATCACTTACAACACCTATTTACAAAGTCACTAACTGTTTAAAGAAGACGATTAAAAATGAGCCTGCTTGTTCTACTAAGGTCATTACCCCAACATTCTCTTCTTCAACACAGACTCCAGTGATAAGTACTATAAAGATTCTTACCCCTCCATCTAATGGAACTGCGGTACTTAATCCGGATGGTACAATTACCTATACACCGAAACCTAATTTCGAAGGTACAGATAAAATTGTTTATACATTCTGTGGTGACTCTCCAGACTTTATGGATTGTGAAGAAGTTACCCTAAACCTTACAGTTGTCCCTTTCATTGTGAAGGATGCCACTATTAAAGCTTGTTGGTATGATGTAGCTCCTTATGCTTATTTTGACCTGACCAAAGCTAACGTTACAGATTACGGAAATGCAATAAAAAAATATTACCGTACATTAAAAGATCTTACTGCAGGAATTAACGAAATTACTGCAACAACCAACTATCCTGCAACAGGAGGAATAGTATATGTAAAAATTACCACTGAACAAGGATGTGAGGCTACTGCAAAAATTGAACTTATCCCACTTCCTATTAAAAAATCCCCGATTCTTGTAGATAAATACATCTGTATTGATGCTAAAACGGATCTGGATGCAGGTACTGGATATGATTCTTATCAGTGGAGTACGGGAGCAACGACTTCAGGAATCAGAGGTGTAGGTGTAGGTGAATACAGTGTAATTCTTGAGAAAAACGGATGTTTCATTACCCAGGTTGTAAGAGTAAGAAAAGCTGTTGATCCGGTTATTCAACAAATTGAAATTAATAACACTACAGCTACTGTAGTTGTAGTAGGTGGTAAAGCCCCTTACAAATATTCAGTTGACGGAACTACAAACTGGCAGGATTCTAACACTTTTACAGGATTAACCAGAGGCCAACATAAATTCTATGTAAAAGATGCTTACAACTGTACCCCTGTTTCAGCAGAAGTTACCGTTCCTAATTTATTGAATGCCATTACTCCTAATGGAGATAACATCAATGACTACATCGATTACAGTGATCTTGCTTACAAGGACAACCTTAGCTTTGTTGTTTATGATAGATATGGAAATATGATATTTACCGGAAATAAGTTTAACAATTACAGATGGGATGGAAGACATTTCGACAAAAAACTTGTAACAGGTACTTATTGGTATCACGTTTCCTGGAATGAATCTAACAAAGAAAAGACTGAGATAAAATATACTGGCTGGATTATGGTAAAAAACAGAGAATAA